The Kosmotoga olearia TBF 19.5.1 sequence CTCGGTGGGTATCTATGCTCACGGTTTGTATCAACACCACGGGTCAGTTCTATGTACAGCTCGCCATCATTTATACGGTTAAGAGAGATCAATTCGTGGGCTCTGTTTTTTATTTCATCAAGTGAATAGGGAAAGGGAATGCCAAAAAAGGACGCACTGCTTTTCATTCGCAATAGATGGTCTTCGAAGAAAAAGATATGCCCATCTTTTACTCTGAGGACTTCGAAGAGCCCATCGCCAAAGGTCAGGCCTCTGTTTTCAAGAGTTATTAGCTTTTCGTTTTTTTCAACAAATTTTCCATTCAAAAATGCTTTCATTGATTCTGACCACTTCCTTTCTGATTAAACCAGCCTGCTCTTTCCATAGCCCTCCTGGCAGCTACCGCGCTTTTCCCGTCCCCCCTGGCTACATTTACCGAAACACTTTCCCCAACGGTTTCAGAAATTTTTGCGACCTGCTCATGAGTAAAACCCGGACAAAGGATTATTGCGTTTCCTCCTCTGTCTGCAAAGTCTTTGCATATATCCAGAATCTTCGAAAATTCGCTGTGTTTTACGAGTACGACCTCAAGTTCCGCAAGTTCCGTTTTAACTAAAGCCTTATCTTTCTCTGGATTTGCATCTGGAGCACCTGAAAGAAACAGGCTTTTAAAAGGCATAAAAATTCCTCCTTCGGTGATACGCTATATAGTTTATACCTATGGCCGCCAGGAATTCAACTTTCAACTTTTTATTCTCTTATCCCTGGGTCTAAGGTAATGTCTGTGTCTATTTTTGATCGTTTTTCTGTCTTGTCGCTTTTCCCCATATTGAAGGTTGTTCCCAGGGCTAGGACTGTGGCAAGTTCCATAGGAAGTTTATACTTCGCCAGTTTTTCTACCGTTATTTTTACCGGATAGCTGATCCTTACAAATTCGTGTTTCAAAGAACCCTTGTTCACATTAACAATCAAATAGCAGGCCCTGGGGTCTCCATCTTTCGGGCGACCGACACTGCCAGCGTTGAAAATAAGCTTGCCGTTTATCCAGCGTACCATGGGCAAGTGGGTATGTCCGTTGACTATTACATCGGCTGATATTCCCTCCGTTATCTCCTTGAGTCGTTCCACAGGAGTATCTGGTTTTATGTACTCCAATAGATTATCCAGAGGACTTCCGTGCACCAGGAGGAATCGGACCTCTTCAGCCTCAAAATTCAGCTTATGCGGTAACGATTTAAGAAACTCCTTCGATTCCTGGGAAGTGTTGGCGATGGACCAGTTTAAGGTGATGTTGCCTACTTCCGTTTCGCGACCAGGGTTGTAGGCACAACCGCAGCTTTTCTTTTCGTGTGCAATAGCGTCATCATAGTTCCCCATCACTGTGGAGATACCCAGAACCTTGATCTTTTGAACAACCTTCTCCGGATCAGGTCCATATCCCACAAGGTCTCCCAGGCAATATATCCGATCTACTTCCCGCCTTTTGATGTCTTCGAGCACCGCTTCCAGTGCTTCAAGATTTCCGTGTATATCAGAAATGAATGCAAGCTTCATGTTGACCTCCTTCAGTATCAGTGCCCTTCGATTATTTCAATGTTTTCATTATAACTAAGAAATTATCTGATTCTACCGCCAGTAAACCACTATAAGTATAAAATAAATGCTGTAAACATATGCATTTTCATCCAGAAGAAAGACAAAAATAGGGACAAAAAAAGAGTCTGTCCCTATTTTTTATATTTTTTAAGCTTGTCCCTATTTTTTAAGCTCGGGATGACGAAAGAAATATTGTGGCAGATTCTTATCCAGAAGAGATGAAAACACCAAATTTCCACCATGCTATAATACGGTCGTGGTGAGAATATGTTAGCGGTTATAAGGTGCGCTTTTGCTTATCCAACTTTTATTAGCTTTGTATACACGCATAACATTAGACGAAACGTGTTTATGTGATTTGAAAGATGTTTATAACCACAAGAATTTATAGTGGCTAATAGGAGGGGTCACAATGAAAAAGAAGTTCAATCGTGTGTACCAATTTAAGATTACGCTAAAGGGTATTAAGCCACCAATATGGCGACGAATACAGGTTCCAGAGACCTATACATTTTGGGATTTGCATGTTGCCATTCAAGACGCCATGGGATGGTTAGATTATCATCTACATGAATTCGAAATAATAAACCCTTCAACTGGGCTAAAGGTGAATATAGGGATTCCAGATGAGGATTTTGGTCGTGATGTTCTTCCGGGTTGGAAACAAAAAATAGCTGATTATTTTTCAATGGAAAATCCAAAAGCAAATTACACCTATGATTTTGGCGATAATTGGGAACATAAGATAGAGCTGGAAAAGATTCTTCCTCGGGAAAAAGGGGTTACTTATCCAGTATGTATCAAAGGGAAAAGAGCATGTCCACCTGAAGATTGTGGAGGTGTCTGGGGATACGAAGAACTGCTGGAAGCTATAAAAGACCCCGCTCATGAGAGGCACGAAGAATTGTTGGAGTGGCTTGGTGAGGACTTTGACCCGGAGCATTTTGATGTAAATGAGGTCAGTTTTGACGATCCCAACAAACGTCTAAAAAACATTTTTTGATGGAAGGCTCACAATGCTTAACGCGACATATACATTACGCTTTGCTTTAGATATACATCATTTTTTCCCTCTTGTACACCGCCTCCGGAATTTGGCAAAGCTACCTGCTATTCATTAGAATAAAACCGGGAGGTGGTTATGGTGAGAAAACTGACTTTCCTTCTGATATTTGTCATTTTCTCGTCAATCTCCATCTGCCAGATTCCTTCTTTAAGCAACATACCACAGCTTTTCAAAGGAAAATATCCCATCCCAAGCTGGATAAAGCCCGGGCTTGTTACGGTTTATGAAATGGAAGGCGGGACGAGAACGCTACCGACGGGACAAGAAAGCAGTGCATTCTATGGAAAGGGATATGCAGTCTTTATCGTTACGCAGGTTGAAAACAACCTGATCTATGGATTGACGCTCTTCGCGTACGATTACCCCGGGATTATGGTTACTCCACCGAACCCCATGATACTGTACGGATCTATCTACGTCGATCCGAGAGATATTCAGGAAATACTTTCTCAAAGGGAAGAATACGAAAGACAGGGCATTATCGTCAAGGGTGGACAATATGGTGAAGGCATCAGATGGGTTAACATCACCTACAAAAGTACGTCATACACGATCTTTATTTCTGAAGATGGAAAAGCTCAAAAGTTCTTATTCTCGGAAAAACAGGAAAATGGTAGTTCTGTTATAAATATGCAACTTATGGGTCTTTTCTACACAAACTGTCCTGAGATCGAAGATTTTCCAGAGGCTGCACGTGAAAATCACTCATATGAAATATACAGCTATGATCCATTCTACACAGGGCTTACCACTCCCGCCGGAAGGGAAACCATAGAATTTCAAAACATTCAAAAGCCGATCGCCAGCTACAGATTATCTTACTACACTGCGGACATGATGGTTCCGATCTCACAGACGATAAACGGTTTGCCATTGCTTGGACCGCACTACATCCATCCAGAGCTTTTGAATAAAGACACCATCCTTGAAATACCTGAGATAAATCTCAGCTGGGTAAACGAGGGCGAAGATGGAGAGATCGACTCGATCATATACTTCAATGGCCAAGAATCTTTGAGAATAAACTGTGATCAAAGGGGACTCGTCACCAGGATGCAATATCCATTTTCTGGATTTATTATTATCACACAACTGGAAAGGTAAAGGAATATCATACCCTTCACTTTTCTCCAATCCATAATTCCATATTCAAAGATAAGCGATGTTGTAAGAAATTGGAAATACATTCAGTAATTCAGTAAAATAATGACAGGCACTTTTTTCCACGTACATACTTTTGACTCATATAGCTTATCATCGATAAAAAAACTGGACAATAACAGTGATAGCCATTAATGTTTTGAAAGGGGGAGGGGAAAGATGCCTAAATTCATAGATTTGACGAGAATTATAGAAGATGGAATGGCCGTATATCCCGGTGATGACGAGACGATTCTGCGGCAGTCAAGACAGCTCGACAAAGACGGTTACAACAATCACAGGCTTGAAATAAGTATGCACAGTGGTACACATATCGATGGCCCCATGCACATGACAAATTGCGAAAAACTCATTCTGGATTTCCCGTTAGAAACCTTGATCGGTGAAGGTGTTGTACTGGATGTCAGAGATCAAGAGGTAATAGAACTTAAAGAAGAATACAAGTCAGCTATAAAGGAAGGAAGCATCCTTCTTCTCTATACGGGACGCGACAAAATATTCGGCACAAAAGAATATTTCTTAAATAACCCTGTTGTTTCAAAGGAATTCGCAGAATTTCTCGTGGAAAGAAGGATCAAAATATTGGGGCTTGACTCATCCTCTCCAGACAGGTATCCTTTCGAAATTCACAAAATACTGTTTGCGGGTGGCGTACTCATTGCTGAAAACCTCACGAATCTCGACAAACTGCTTTGCGTAGATACTTTTGAAGTGATAGCCCTTCCACTCAGAATAAAGGCCGATTCCTCTATCGCCAGAGTGATTGCCCGTGTGATGGGGTAGGATAAAAACGCGACAGACTCTTCTGTAGGATATTTATGAGGAAACCCCGGATTTTCGCGGGCTGGTAGTTATTAGATATGGAGGATTTTTATGTCAAAGGTAATGATGATGTAGAATGGTAAATGAGGTGTTGGAGAACCAAGGCTTTTTATTTTAATACCTGCTACGGAGGGGAAAATATGGATTATGAGGCTTTGTTTAAGGTCACTTATGGCATGTACGTGATTACTTCGAAGACGAATGAGAAGAAAAACGGGCAGATTGCTAATGTTGTGTTCCAGGTTGTAGCTGAACCGCCAACAATAGCGATCTGCATAAATAAACAGAACTTAACCCATGACTTCATCCAAGAAAGCAGAGTATTTGGAGTGTCAGTTCTATCCCAGGATACCCCATTAAAACTAATAGGACACTTTGGATTTAGGTCCGGAAGAGAGTTAGACAAGTTCAAAGAAATAAATCACAAAATAGGGGTAACCGGTGTCCCGTTGTTGGAAGACTACTGCATAGCGAACTTAGAAGCGAAAGTGGTAAACGTAGTTGATGTTGGAACCCATGTGCTTTATATTGGAGAAATCGTTAATGCGGAAGTTGTCGATGAAAAAGAACCCATGACATATGCCTATTATCATGAAATTAAGGGAGGAAGATCCCCGAAGACTGCTCCGACATATGCAGACGGAGGCTCACAACGTTGAGGCTTGCGGAGGCTGGCATTTGATAATACGACGCTTGCAGAGGCTATCAGCTGGTAGAGCGACGTTCGAAGACTGAGGCTTGCGGACGCTGATGAAATCCGAGAACCGAGAATCGAGAACCGGTAAGCACGCTAGCGCGTGGGTAAGCCCTGCTACGCTGCGAAGTGCTGGACTACGTCCAGGACGCTTGCAGAGGCTGTCAGCTGGTGGAGCGACGCTCACGAGGTTGAGGCTTGCGACGCTGTCAGTTAATAAAGCGACACGAACCGCAAGCGGTTGACACGAACTCCTTCGGAGTTGTTCCGAACCACTTCGTGGTTGTCTCGAACCGAAAGCGGTTGAAAAAACTGTCATTCCGGAAATCTTCTATCCAGAATCTGGGTTTGTTTTATGAATAAGATCCTGAATCAAGTTCAGGATGACAAACCAGATTTAAGACCATTGACAAAACCCAATTTAATTGGTAAAATCCCAAAAATAACACTTTTTGGAGGACATATTGAATGTTGAATGATTCGTTGAGATCTCAAAAACATTTGAATATAGTAAATGTATTAAACATTCGTAGACGTCCAAAGCGCCGGTGGGTGATTTCGAGCGCTTAGCTTTTTGTTGCTTGAACGCCCACACGGCCATATCGTTTTGATATGGCCGTTTTTTTTTTATACATTCTAAGTCTTCAACATAAACAACCTAAAAATATTGGAGGTGTTGCATATGAAAAAAGAAAAAGTTATTCTTGCGTACAGTGGCGGACTGGATACTTCTGTAATCCTGAAATGGCTTTCAGAGAAAGGCTTCGAAGTCATTGCTTTTGTTGCAAACGTGGGGCAAAGGGACGATTTCGACGCAATCAAGGAAAAAGCCCTGAAAACCGGTGCTAAAAAAGTGTATGTTGAAGACTTACGAAAAGAATTTGTCACAGATTTTATCTTTCCAGCTTTGATGGGAAATGCAATTTATGAAGGAAGATACCTCCTTGGAACTTCTCTTGCCAGACCTTTAATAGCCAAGAAACAGGTCGAAATCGCCGAAAAAGAAGGCGCGCAATACGTCGCCCACGGGGCCACCGGCAAGGGGAACGATCAGGTTAGGTTTGAGCTCAATTACGCTGCATTGAATCCACATTTGAAAATAATATCTCCCTGGAAGGATCCGGAGTTTCTTGAAAAATTCAAAGGCAGAACAGACCTGATAAATTACGCAAAAGAAATGGGAATACCTATAACGGTGAGTGAGGAAAAGCCTTACAGTGAAGATGAAAATCTGATGCACATATCACATGAGGCAGGAAAGCTTGAAGATCCAATGTACATACCGGAAGAACATATCTTCAATTGGACAGTCTCTCCAAAGGACGCTCCGGATGAGGAAACGCTTCTTGAGATACTCTTCAAAAATGGAATACCTACAAAGGTAGTCAATCTCGATGATGGAACTGAAAAAACAGATCCATTGGAACTTTTTGAGTATCTGAACGAAGTAGGTGCCAAAAACGGAGTTGGAAGGGTTGACATGATAGAAAACAGGTTCATAGGGATAAAATCCCGAGGCGTGTATGAAACACCGGGTGCAACTATCCTCTGGATCGCTCATAGAGATCTTGAAGGTATAGCCATGGATAAAGAAGTGCTTCATCTCAGAGATATGTTGACTCCAAAATTTTCCGAGTTGATTTACAACGGGTTCTGGTTCTCTCCAGAGATAGACTTCCTGTTGTCCGCATTTAAAAAAGCCCAGGAAGCGGTGGACGGAAAAGTTGTCGTTTCAATATACAAAGGAAACGTGACACCGGTTTCAAGATATTCCCCCACTTCCCTTTACGACCAGGCGCTTTCAAGTATGGATGTTGAAGGCGGGTTCAATGCAATTGATTCTAAAGGCTTTATAAACATACACGCTCTCAGGCTTAAAGCTCATAATCTTGTTTTAAAAGGAAAAGACCCCTTCGCCTGGAGAAAGGAGATTGGAAATGTCTATAAAACTCTGGGAAAAGGGATATGAAGTTGATCCCATAATAGAAGCATTTACAATTGGAAACGACTACAAAACGGACATGAGGCTAATAAAATACGATATAAAAGCCTCTATGGCCCATGCAGAAATGCTTTGCAAAATGGGATACCTATCTCGGAAAGAACTTAAAGAGATTAAAAAAGCCCTTGAAGAGCTTCTGGCTCTTGTCAACAACGGAAAGTTCGTAATAAAACCCGAAGATGAAGATTGCCATACGGCCATAGAAAATTTTTTGACACAAAAAATAGGAGAAGCGGGAAAGAAAATACACACTGCAAGATCAAGAAACGATCAGGTTTTAACTGCTCTAAGACTCTTTTACAAAGACGAACTCGAAAACATCGTGCAACTCATAAAACTGCTTCAAAAAGCAATTGAGGATTTTTCAACGAAGTATGGTCATGTTCAATTTGCAGGTTTTACACACACCCGAAAGGCAATGCCAACGGACTTTAAAACGTGGAGCGAGGCATTATACGATTCCCTCGAAGATGACTTGAAACTCCTAAAAACAGCCTATGAAATAATAGACCAATCGCCTCTCGGCACAGGTGCTGGTTATGGTATCCCGATCGAGATAGACAGGGAATACACTGCAAATGAACTTGCTTTCTCCAGAATCCAGAAAAATCCTATTTATTCACAAAACAGCAGGGGAAAGTTTGATTATTTGATCCTTCATGTGCTTTCTCAGATAAGTTACGACCTTAACAGAGTTTCAAGCGATATCATATTCTTCTCACTTCCTGAAGTGGGATATATGGATCTCCCAAAAGAGCTCTGCACTGGAAGTTCAATAATGCCACAGAAATTGAACCCGGATCCTCTCGAGCTCGTTAGAGGGTATCACAACAGGATCGTATCGAGAATGATGGAAAGCGTCATTACATCCTCAAATTTGATATCCGGATATCACAGAGATTTCCAGCTTTTAAAAGAAAGTGTCATAGAGTGCTTCGATGTTGCGAAGACTCTTTTAAAGGTAATGAAAATCGTATTCGAAAGGCTGAGCGTCAACAAGGAAAATTGCGAAAAAAGCATAACGGAAGAGGTCCTTGCGACTCAAAAGGTTTATGAAATGGTTAAAAAAGGTACCCCGTTTAGGGACGCTTACAGAAAAATAGCCCAAAGTTACGGAGGCGAGAAGAAATGATAAGGGTTGGAATAATAGGTGCAACTGGCTACACAGGATTGGAACTCGTGAGAATACTCACCAATCACCCTGATGTTAAAATAACCTTTCTTTCTTCCAGGAGTTTTGCGGGGAAAAAATTGAATGACGTTTATCCCTTCTCGCTAAAAAATGAAACCCTCGAAGAGATAGACCCTGAAAAAATCTCGAAAAATTGTGATGTTGTATTCACGGCACTTCCAGCCGGTGTTTCCTATGAAATTGCCAGAAAATTGAAAGATGTTCGAATAATCGACCTTGGAGCTGATTTTAGATTCGATGACCCTGCCGTTTACGAGGAATGGTATTCTAAAAAGCTACCTGATTATGATCCTACTGAAAGGGTTTACGGCTTAACAGAGCTGTACAGGGAAAAGATAAAGAATGCCAGATTCGTTGGAAATCCAGGCTGTTATCCTACGAGTGTTTTGCTTGCAACGGCTCCACTATTGAAGAACGGTTCACTGGATGAAGAAACAATCATTGTGGATTCAAAATCCGGGGTTTCAGGTGCCGGAAAAAAGGAATCGATAGATTACTCATTTTCTGAACTTAGCGGGAGTCTGAAGGCGTATAACGTGTCAAAGCACAGGCATGTCCCGGAAATGGAGCAGGAAATGTCTAAACTTTGCGGTAAAAGACTAAAACTTGTCTTCACTCCACACCTCGTCCCGATGGTTAGAGGAATCCTTTCGACGATATATGTGAAAACGGATCTATCTTTAGATGAGGTTTATGAATTATACCGGGAATACTATGGAAAAGAGAAATTCATCCACGTCCTTCAACCAGGCGTTTATCCTTCAACAAAATGGACTTACGGTTCAAATCACGCTTTCATATCTATGGCAAAAGACGATAGAACCGACACGCTCATCCTGATAAGTGTGATAGACAACCTCGTAAAAGGAGCGTCCGGACAGGCTGTTCAAAACATGAACGTCATGTTTTCCTTAGCCGAAGATGCAGGGCTTTCTTTCAATCCAATTTATCCATAAAAGGAGGTCGAAAAAATGAACATACCAAAAGGCTTTAAATTTGTAGGACTACATTGTGGGATAAAGAGAAAAAGAAAAGATTTAGGAATAATATACTCAGAAAAACCATGCATAGCCGCTGGTGTTTTCACGACAAATGTAGTGAAGGCCGCTCCGGTAGTTTACAACATGGAAGTCCTTGAAAAGAGCTTCAAGAACATAAGGGCTATCGTGGTGAACAGCGGTGTTGCGAACGCATGTACTGGAGAACAGGGGATGAAAAACACAATAAAAATGGCAGAAAAAACAGCGAAGGAATTGGGCATTCCAGTTGATAGCGTTCTTGTTTCTTCAACCGGGTTGATAGGAGTCCAACTTCCCATGGAGAAGATAGAATCCGGCATAGAAGAAGCAGCGAAGAATTTAGCTGAGGATCCCTTACCATTTGCTGAGGCCATAATGACAACCGATACGGTTACAAAGACAAGCTCAGTCAGGGTGGAAATAAATGGAAAAGAAGTGAACGTTTTAGGTGTGGCAAAAGGTTCTGGAATGATACATCCCAACATGGCAACAATGCTTTCCTTCATCTTAACAGATGCTCAGATTACTCCAGAAGCTTTGAAAAAACTTCTAAAGGCTTCCGTTGACAAAACCTACAACATGATCGACGTTGATGGGGATACGAGCACAAACGACATGGTTTTGATTCTCGCAAATGGATTATCGGACGCTCTAGAAATACACGAAGGAACAGAGGAATTCCAAAAGTTTTCTGAAGCGATTGACATTGTAAACACCGAACTTGCAAAAAAGATCGTAGAGGACGGCGAAGGCGCTACCAAACTCATGGAAGTGAAGGTAATAAACGCTCC is a genomic window containing:
- a CDS encoding DUF6506 family protein, producing the protein MPFKSLFLSGAPDANPEKDKALVKTELAELEVVLVKHSEFSKILDICKDFADRGGNAIILCPGFTHEQVAKISETVGESVSVNVARGDGKSAVAARRAMERAGWFNQKGSGQNQ
- a CDS encoding metallophosphoesterase family protein, with amino-acid sequence MKLAFISDIHGNLEALEAVLEDIKRREVDRIYCLGDLVGYGPDPEKVVQKIKVLGISTVMGNYDDAIAHEKKSCGCAYNPGRETEVGNITLNWSIANTSQESKEFLKSLPHKLNFEAEEVRFLLVHGSPLDNLLEYIKPDTPVERLKEITEGISADVIVNGHTHLPMVRWINGKLIFNAGSVGRPKDGDPRACYLIVNVNKGSLKHEFVRISYPVKITVEKLAKYKLPMELATVLALGTTFNMGKSDKTEKRSKIDTDITLDPGIRE
- a CDS encoding plasmid pRiA4b ORF-3 family protein, giving the protein MKKKFNRVYQFKITLKGIKPPIWRRIQVPETYTFWDLHVAIQDAMGWLDYHLHEFEIINPSTGLKVNIGIPDEDFGRDVLPGWKQKIADYFSMENPKANYTYDFGDNWEHKIELEKILPREKGVTYPVCIKGKRACPPEDCGGVWGYEELLEAIKDPAHERHEELLEWLGEDFDPEHFDVNEVSFDDPNKRLKNIF
- a CDS encoding cyclase family protein, whose translation is MPKFIDLTRIIEDGMAVYPGDDETILRQSRQLDKDGYNNHRLEISMHSGTHIDGPMHMTNCEKLILDFPLETLIGEGVVLDVRDQEVIELKEEYKSAIKEGSILLLYTGRDKIFGTKEYFLNNPVVSKEFAEFLVERRIKILGLDSSSPDRYPFEIHKILFAGGVLIAENLTNLDKLLCVDTFEVIALPLRIKADSSIARVIARVMG
- a CDS encoding flavin reductase family protein, with protein sequence MDYEALFKVTYGMYVITSKTNEKKNGQIANVVFQVVAEPPTIAICINKQNLTHDFIQESRVFGVSVLSQDTPLKLIGHFGFRSGRELDKFKEINHKIGVTGVPLLEDYCIANLEAKVVNVVDVGTHVLYIGEIVNAEVVDEKEPMTYAYYHEIKGGRSPKTAPTYADGGSQR
- a CDS encoding argininosuccinate synthase; protein product: MKKEKVILAYSGGLDTSVILKWLSEKGFEVIAFVANVGQRDDFDAIKEKALKTGAKKVYVEDLRKEFVTDFIFPALMGNAIYEGRYLLGTSLARPLIAKKQVEIAEKEGAQYVAHGATGKGNDQVRFELNYAALNPHLKIISPWKDPEFLEKFKGRTDLINYAKEMGIPITVSEEKPYSEDENLMHISHEAGKLEDPMYIPEEHIFNWTVSPKDAPDEETLLEILFKNGIPTKVVNLDDGTEKTDPLELFEYLNEVGAKNGVGRVDMIENRFIGIKSRGVYETPGATILWIAHRDLEGIAMDKEVLHLRDMLTPKFSELIYNGFWFSPEIDFLLSAFKKAQEAVDGKVVVSIYKGNVTPVSRYSPTSLYDQALSSMDVEGGFNAIDSKGFINIHALRLKAHNLVLKGKDPFAWRKEIGNVYKTLGKGI
- the argH gene encoding argininosuccinate lyase, coding for MSIKLWEKGYEVDPIIEAFTIGNDYKTDMRLIKYDIKASMAHAEMLCKMGYLSRKELKEIKKALEELLALVNNGKFVIKPEDEDCHTAIENFLTQKIGEAGKKIHTARSRNDQVLTALRLFYKDELENIVQLIKLLQKAIEDFSTKYGHVQFAGFTHTRKAMPTDFKTWSEALYDSLEDDLKLLKTAYEIIDQSPLGTGAGYGIPIEIDREYTANELAFSRIQKNPIYSQNSRGKFDYLILHVLSQISYDLNRVSSDIIFFSLPEVGYMDLPKELCTGSSIMPQKLNPDPLELVRGYHNRIVSRMMESVITSSNLISGYHRDFQLLKESVIECFDVAKTLLKVMKIVFERLSVNKENCEKSITEEVLATQKVYEMVKKGTPFRDAYRKIAQSYGGEKK
- the argC gene encoding N-acetyl-gamma-glutamyl-phosphate reductase; the encoded protein is MIRVGIIGATGYTGLELVRILTNHPDVKITFLSSRSFAGKKLNDVYPFSLKNETLEEIDPEKISKNCDVVFTALPAGVSYEIARKLKDVRIIDLGADFRFDDPAVYEEWYSKKLPDYDPTERVYGLTELYREKIKNARFVGNPGCYPTSVLLATAPLLKNGSLDEETIIVDSKSGVSGAGKKESIDYSFSELSGSLKAYNVSKHRHVPEMEQEMSKLCGKRLKLVFTPHLVPMVRGILSTIYVKTDLSLDEVYELYREYYGKEKFIHVLQPGVYPSTKWTYGSNHAFISMAKDDRTDTLILISVIDNLVKGASGQAVQNMNVMFSLAEDAGLSFNPIYP
- the argJ gene encoding bifunctional glutamate N-acetyltransferase/amino-acid acetyltransferase ArgJ; protein product: MNIPKGFKFVGLHCGIKRKRKDLGIIYSEKPCIAAGVFTTNVVKAAPVVYNMEVLEKSFKNIRAIVVNSGVANACTGEQGMKNTIKMAEKTAKELGIPVDSVLVSSTGLIGVQLPMEKIESGIEEAAKNLAEDPLPFAEAIMTTDTVTKTSSVRVEINGKEVNVLGVAKGSGMIHPNMATMLSFILTDAQITPEALKKLLKASVDKTYNMIDVDGDTSTNDMVLILANGLSDALEIHEGTEEFQKFSEAIDIVNTELAKKIVEDGEGATKLMEVKVINAPNVNVAKKVALSVVSSNLVKTAIYGEDANWGRVFAAAGYSGAMFDHSRLDLYIESEKNRIMVAKDGCEYPFDEIEAKEILSSKYVRLILDMKQGNGEATAWGSDLTEKYVEINGRYRT